A stretch of Enterobacter cloacae complex sp. ECNIH7 DNA encodes these proteins:
- the tauB gene encoding taurine ABC transporter ATP-binding subunit, with amino-acid sequence MLNITNLYADYGGKPALEDINLTLDSGELLVVLGPSGCGKTTLLNLIAGFVPYQHGCIQLEGKKVEGPGAERGVVFQNEGLLPWRNVQENVAFGLQLAGVNREQRLKTARTMLKKVGLEGAEKRFIWQLSGGQRQRVGIARALAANPQLLLLDEPFGALDAFTREQMQTLLLRLWHETGKQVLLITHDIEEAVFMATELVLLSPGPGRVLERLPLDFARRFVAGEPVRSIKSDPLFIEQREYVLSRVFEQREAFS; translated from the coding sequence ATGCTGAATATTACGAACCTGTACGCCGATTACGGCGGTAAGCCCGCGCTGGAGGACATCAACCTGACGCTGGACAGCGGTGAGCTGCTGGTGGTGCTGGGCCCGTCCGGGTGCGGAAAAACCACGCTGCTGAATCTGATCGCCGGGTTTGTCCCTTATCAGCATGGCTGCATCCAACTGGAAGGCAAAAAGGTGGAAGGCCCGGGCGCCGAGCGCGGCGTGGTCTTCCAGAACGAAGGATTGCTTCCCTGGCGCAACGTGCAGGAAAACGTGGCGTTTGGGCTACAGCTTGCGGGCGTCAATCGCGAACAGCGGCTGAAAACGGCACGGACGATGCTGAAAAAAGTGGGGCTGGAAGGGGCGGAAAAACGCTTTATCTGGCAGCTTTCCGGCGGCCAGCGGCAGCGCGTGGGTATTGCCCGCGCGCTGGCCGCGAATCCGCAGCTGTTGCTGCTGGACGAGCCGTTCGGGGCGCTGGATGCCTTCACCCGCGAGCAGATGCAAACCCTGCTGCTGCGCCTGTGGCACGAGACGGGCAAGCAGGTGCTGTTGATTACCCACGATATCGAAGAGGCGGTGTTTATGGCGACGGAGCTGGTGCTGCTCTCGCCGGGGCCGGGCCGCGTGCTGGAGCGCTTGCCGCTGGATTTCGCCCGCCGCTTCGTCGCGGGAGAACCCGTGCGCAGCATCAAATCCGATCCGCTGTTTATCGAACAGCGTGAATACGTCTTAAGCCGCGTGTTTGAACAACGGGAGGCTTTCTCATGA
- the tauC gene encoding taurine ABC transporter permease TauC has product MSIVFSEKTRRTRLALRWPFSRQITLSVGTLLVLLAVWWAVAAQQWVSPLFLPPPGQVLAKLITIAGPQGFMDATLWQHLGASLARILVALLAAVIIGIPVGIAMGLSTTVRGILDPLIELYRPVPPLAWLPLVVIWFGIGETPKVLLIYLAIFAPVAMSTLEGVKSAQQVRIRAAQSLGASRTQVLLFVILPGALPEILTGLRIGLGVGWSTLVAAELIAATRGLGFMVQSAGEFLATDVVLAGIAVIAAIAFGLELGLRALQRRLTPWHGEIQ; this is encoded by the coding sequence ATGAGCATCGTCTTCAGTGAAAAAACGCGCCGCACGCGTCTGGCGCTGCGCTGGCCTTTCTCGCGCCAAATCACGTTGAGCGTCGGTACGCTGCTGGTGCTGCTGGCGGTGTGGTGGGCGGTTGCTGCCCAGCAGTGGGTCAGCCCGCTGTTTCTGCCGCCGCCGGGCCAGGTGCTGGCCAAACTCATTACCATCGCCGGGCCGCAGGGCTTTATGGATGCCACTCTCTGGCAGCACTTAGGTGCAAGTCTGGCGCGTATTCTGGTGGCGCTTCTGGCTGCCGTCATCATCGGCATTCCCGTGGGCATTGCGATGGGGCTGAGCACGACGGTGCGCGGCATACTCGACCCGCTGATTGAGCTTTACCGTCCGGTGCCGCCGCTGGCCTGGCTGCCGCTGGTGGTTATCTGGTTCGGCATAGGTGAAACGCCCAAAGTTTTACTCATCTATCTGGCGATCTTTGCGCCGGTTGCAATGTCAACGCTGGAAGGCGTGAAGAGCGCCCAGCAGGTGCGGATCCGCGCGGCGCAGTCGCTGGGAGCTAGCCGCACGCAGGTGCTGCTGTTCGTGATTTTACCGGGCGCGCTGCCGGAAATTTTAACCGGGCTGCGCATCGGCCTCGGCGTGGGCTGGTCCACGCTGGTGGCGGCAGAGCTGATTGCGGCCACGCGCGGCCTTGGGTTTATGGTGCAGTCGGCGGGAGAGTTCCTGGCGACTGACGTGGTGCTGGCAGGGATCGCGGTGATCGCCGCGATCGCCTTCGGATTAGAACTGGGGCTGCGCGCGTTACAGCGCCGCCTGACGCCCTGGCATGGAGAAATACAATGA
- the tauD gene encoding taurine dioxygenase translates to MSERLTITPLGPYIGAQVSGLDVTRPLSDNQFEQLYHAVLRHQVVFLREQAITPQQQRALALRFGDLHIHPVYPHAEGVEEIIVLDTHNDNPPDNDNWHTDVTFIETPPAGAILAAKLLPETGGDTLWTSGIAAYEALSAPFRTLLSGLRAEHDFKKSFQEYKYRKTEEEHQRWQEAVAKHPPLLHPVVRTHPVTGKQALFVNEGFTTRIVDVSEKESEALLGFLFAHITRPEFQVRWRWQENDLAIWDNRVTQHYANADYLPQRRIMQRATILGDKPFYRAP, encoded by the coding sequence ATGAGTGAACGTCTGACCATTACCCCGCTGGGGCCGTACATTGGCGCGCAGGTGTCGGGCCTGGATGTGACCCGTCCGCTGAGCGATAACCAGTTCGAGCAGCTGTACCACGCGGTGCTGCGCCATCAGGTCGTTTTCCTGCGGGAACAGGCGATCACCCCGCAGCAGCAGCGCGCGCTGGCCCTGCGCTTTGGCGATCTGCATATCCACCCCGTCTATCCGCATGCGGAAGGCGTGGAGGAGATTATCGTTCTGGACACCCACAACGATAACCCGCCGGACAACGACAACTGGCACACCGACGTGACCTTTATCGAGACGCCGCCCGCCGGGGCGATTCTGGCGGCGAAGCTGCTGCCGGAAACCGGCGGCGATACGCTGTGGACCAGCGGGATTGCGGCGTATGAGGCGCTCTCCGCGCCGTTCCGGACGCTGCTGAGCGGGCTGCGGGCGGAGCACGACTTCAAAAAATCGTTCCAGGAGTACAAGTACCGTAAAACGGAAGAGGAACATCAGCGCTGGCAGGAGGCGGTTGCGAAGCATCCTCCGCTGCTGCACCCGGTGGTGCGGACCCATCCTGTCACGGGCAAGCAGGCGTTGTTCGTGAATGAAGGGTTCACGACGCGCATCGTGGACGTGTCCGAGAAAGAGAGTGAGGCGCTGCTGGGATTCCTGTTCGCGCATATCACCAGGCCGGAGTTTCAGGTCCGCTGGCGCTGGCAGGAGAACGACCTGGCGATCTGGGATAACCGCGTAACGCAGCACTATGCCAATGCGGACTATCTGCCGCAGCGCCGGATTATGCAGCGGGCGACGATTTTGGGGGATAAGCCGTTTTATCGTGCGCCTTGA
- a CDS encoding lysophospholipid acyltransferase family protein produces MFSLDSVLDDLWPQARPTPWQKSLLKRLFYEDEFQQFAAAHRHLKGLDMVEQVLEHLDILCTVSARDLEQIPEHGPLVIIANHPTGTLDGLALMYAVSRVRRDVKVVTNRMLTHLEPLSSLFIPVDNMGGRTAKSSLVQMEQHLQNAGVLIFFPAGEVSRPTRKGIRDKKWHSGFIKLASKLRAPLLPVHIQAHNSVLFYASTLVSPTLSMLLLMQQMFRRRHSQLPIKIGQQIAWHHWHSATLSSREMAEQCRQHVMRLGKGLPGVFKTQCAIARPEDRATLKRALAQAECLGNTSDGKTIYLWQRNGQEDAPLLRELGRLREIAFRAVEEGSGKRRDTDSYDDDYLHLILWDEDDLEIVGAYRFMPTAMQIEKRGVEGLYSYSLFHYDDKMQDVLEHGIELGRSFIQPRYWGRRGLDYLWSGIGAYLARYPNYRYLFGPVSISGGLPPAARDLLVAFYRLWFPATHPLAASRQPYPASLPDVLAQFGGVDYVDDLTKLKSLLGNLGCGIPPLYKQYSELCEPGGVQFIDFGSDPAFNDCVDGLVLVDLCYLKANRYQRYIEAHLIPSPQPSP; encoded by the coding sequence ATGTTTAGCCTCGATAGCGTTCTCGACGATCTTTGGCCTCAGGCGAGGCCCACCCCCTGGCAAAAAAGTCTGTTAAAAAGACTGTTCTACGAAGACGAATTTCAGCAATTTGCCGCAGCACACCGCCATCTGAAAGGACTGGATATGGTGGAGCAAGTTCTGGAACACCTTGATATTCTCTGCACCGTTTCCGCCCGCGATCTTGAACAAATCCCCGAACATGGCCCGCTGGTCATTATTGCCAACCACCCGACGGGCACGCTGGACGGTCTGGCGCTGATGTACGCCGTTTCCCGCGTGAGGCGCGATGTTAAAGTCGTGACCAACCGGATGCTGACCCACCTTGAGCCCCTCAGCTCGCTGTTTATTCCGGTGGATAATATGGGCGGCAGGACAGCGAAATCGTCCCTGGTGCAGATGGAACAGCATCTGCAAAACGCGGGCGTGCTGATCTTCTTCCCGGCCGGAGAAGTTTCCCGCCCCACGCGCAAAGGCATTCGCGACAAAAAGTGGCACTCTGGCTTTATCAAACTCGCCAGCAAGCTGCGCGCCCCGCTGCTGCCGGTGCATATTCAGGCGCATAACAGCGTGCTCTTCTATGCCAGCACGCTGGTCTCCCCGACGCTGTCAATGCTGTTACTCATGCAGCAGATGTTCCGCCGCCGCCACAGCCAGCTGCCGATTAAGATCGGCCAGCAGATTGCCTGGCATCACTGGCACAGCGCCACCCTTTCGTCGCGTGAGATGGCCGAACAGTGCCGTCAGCACGTGATGCGTCTTGGCAAGGGATTGCCTGGCGTCTTTAAAACCCAGTGCGCCATTGCCCGCCCGGAAGACCGCGCCACCCTGAAACGCGCGCTGGCGCAGGCCGAATGTCTGGGCAATACCAGCGACGGTAAAACCATCTATCTTTGGCAGCGCAACGGGCAGGAAGACGCCCCGCTGCTGCGCGAGCTGGGCCGCCTGCGCGAGATTGCCTTTCGCGCGGTCGAGGAAGGGAGCGGCAAACGTCGGGACACCGACAGCTACGACGATGATTATCTGCACCTGATCCTGTGGGATGAGGACGATCTGGAGATCGTCGGGGCGTATCGCTTTATGCCGACGGCCATGCAGATCGAAAAGCGCGGCGTTGAGGGGTTGTACAGCTATAGCCTGTTCCACTACGACGACAAAATGCAGGACGTGCTGGAGCACGGCATTGAGCTGGGGCGCAGCTTTATTCAGCCGCGCTACTGGGGACGCCGCGGCCTGGACTATTTATGGTCCGGCATTGGAGCCTACCTGGCGCGTTATCCGAACTACCGCTACCTGTTTGGCCCGGTCTCGATTTCCGGTGGCTTACCGCCTGCCGCACGGGATCTGCTGGTGGCCTTTTACCGCCTGTGGTTCCCGGCAACGCATCCGCTGGCCGCGTCACGTCAGCCGTATCCCGCATCGCTGCCGGACGTGCTCGCGCAGTTTGGCGGCGTGGATTACGTGGATGACCTGACAAAGCTGAAATCCCTGCTCGGCAATCTGGGCTGCGGCATTCCGCCGCTCTACAAGCAGTATTCCGAGCTGTGTGAACCCGGCGGCGTGCAGTTTATTGATTTTGGCAGCGACCCGGCGTTTAACGACTGCGTCGACGGACTGGTGCTGGTGGATTTGTGTTACCTGAAGGCGAACCGCTATCAGCGGTATATTGAGGCGCATTTAATACCCTCACCCCAGCCCTCTCCCTGA
- the hemB gene encoding porphobilinogen synthase, whose translation MTDLIARPRRLRKSPALRAMFEETTLTLNDLVLPIFVEEEIDDYKAIEAMPGVMRIPEKYLAREIERIANAGIRSVMTFGISHHTDATGSDAWKEDGLVARMSRICKETVPEMVVMSDTCFCEYTSHGHCGVLCDHGVDNDATLLNLGKQAVVAAAAGADFIAPSAAMDGQVQAIRQALDAAGFTDTAIMSYSTKFASSFYGPFREAAGTALKGDRKTYQMNPLNRREAIRESLLDEAQGADCLMVKPAGAYLDILRDIRERTELPLGAYQVSGEYAMIKFAALAGAIDEEKVVLESLGAIKRAGADLIFSYFALDLAEKKILR comes from the coding sequence ATGACCGATTTAATTGCACGTCCCCGCCGCCTGCGCAAGTCACCTGCACTGCGCGCTATGTTTGAAGAGACAACCCTGACCTTAAACGATCTGGTGTTGCCGATTTTTGTCGAAGAAGAGATCGATGACTACAAAGCCATCGAAGCCATGCCGGGCGTAATGCGCATTCCGGAGAAATATCTGGCGCGTGAGATTGAACGCATCGCCAACGCGGGGATCCGCTCGGTGATGACCTTCGGCATCTCTCACCATACCGATGCCACCGGCAGCGACGCGTGGAAAGAAGATGGCCTCGTCGCCCGCATGTCCCGCATCTGCAAAGAGACCGTGCCGGAAATGGTGGTTATGTCAGACACCTGCTTCTGCGAATATACCTCTCACGGCCACTGCGGCGTGCTGTGCGATCACGGTGTCGATAACGATGCCACCCTGCTGAACCTCGGCAAACAGGCGGTCGTGGCTGCCGCTGCGGGTGCGGACTTCATCGCGCCCTCTGCCGCAATGGACGGACAGGTTCAGGCGATCCGCCAGGCGCTGGACGCGGCGGGCTTTACCGACACCGCCATCATGTCTTACTCCACCAAATTTGCCTCCTCCTTCTACGGCCCGTTCCGTGAAGCTGCGGGCACGGCGCTGAAGGGCGATCGTAAAACCTATCAGATGAACCCGCTTAACCGTCGGGAAGCGATTCGCGAATCCCTGCTCGACGAAGCCCAGGGCGCAGACTGCCTGATGGTGAAACCTGCGGGCGCGTACCTTGATATCCTGCGCGACATCCGCGAGCGCACCGAGTTGCCGCTGGGCGCTTACCAGGTCAGCGGCGAGTACGCGATGATCAAATTCGCCGCGCTGGCCGGTGCGATTGACGAAGAGAAAGTGGTCCTCGAAAGCCTCGGCGCCATCAAACGCGCAGGCGCGGATCTGATCTTCAGCTACTTCGCGCTGGATCTGGCTGAGAAAAAAATCCTCCGCTAA
- a CDS encoding autotransporter outer membrane beta-barrel domain-containing protein translates to MQTWKKKLVVSQLALACTLAIASQANAKDISGTTYNTFGYDNTASAPWYYGYADWDYSDATHDGDIYPVINKSTVNGVISTYYLDDGINGRANALSISNSTINGMITSKCMTSSCADGLDTDGTNHSQYDRFSLTVDNSTINDTYEHYAYDVVNGENTERHNLDTYNLGNAITLDVESDIVIQNNSHIAGITLTQGYQEPDNTPYDGVEGVANSSKVFTDTLVVKDSVLTSGAYSDLGTSGFYGQTAKPSDYGETNATAADDAALIVAASASDNAMQTTATFDHSTVTGDILFSSTFDNNFYPNGDPATDTTADGVYNPTTNGWDGTDKLDVTLTNGSKWVGAAQSSVEAIGPAQMYGLGYSNVDWSSLSPNSIWPDSVYDSNGHVAGEAVYQSGLFNIALDNGSEWDTRKLSNIDTLMVNNQSQVNVEDSGLLADSITLTNASSMNIGDSGAVATDRLYLDSYSRAALTEETAQLYANTITVDNGAELALGLGQVDTHNMELTDGGELNVASRDYVLNSDLNNARYITNDKYNADYDYGVVAINSNGHLSVNGDVAGNYQVRIDDATGAGSVADYKNKEIIRVYDNNADTTASFTAANKADLGAYTYQAQQQGDAVVLQQKELTDSANMALSIPSANTNIWNLQQDTVGTRLTNSRHGLADNGGAWVSYFGGNFDGDNGVISYDQDVSGIMVGVDTQIDGNNAKWIVGGAAGFAKGDTSDRTGQVDQDSQTAMIYASAKFMNDLFLDSSLSYTRFNSDLSANMSNGQYVDGNTTNDAVGFGLKLGYDWKPNLSGYFTPYAAVSGLFQSGDDYRLSNDMRADGQSYDSLRYELGVDTGYTFNYGGEQALTPYFKLAYVYDDADNNADINGDSIDNGVKGSAVRVGLGTQFSFTKNFSAYTDATYLGGGDVDQNWGANLGVKYTWK, encoded by the coding sequence ATGCAAACATGGAAAAAGAAACTCGTTGTATCTCAACTTGCATTAGCCTGCACCCTGGCTATCGCTTCTCAGGCCAATGCGAAGGATATTTCCGGTACGACATATAATACATTCGGATACGATAATACCGCTTCCGCTCCCTGGTATTATGGCTATGCCGACTGGGATTACTCAGACGCGACCCACGACGGCGATATTTATCCGGTGATTAATAAAAGCACCGTGAATGGTGTTATTTCAACATACTATCTGGATGATGGTATCAATGGGCGGGCGAATGCGTTAAGCATTTCCAACAGCACCATTAATGGTATGATTACCTCTAAGTGTATGACCTCCTCGTGTGCTGACGGCCTGGATACCGATGGCACCAACCATTCTCAATACGATCGTTTTAGCCTGACCGTAGATAATTCCACCATTAACGATACCTATGAGCATTATGCGTATGACGTCGTGAACGGGGAAAATACGGAAAGACACAATCTGGACACGTATAATCTGGGTAATGCGATTACCCTGGATGTGGAGTCCGATATTGTTATCCAGAATAATTCCCACATTGCCGGTATTACCCTGACGCAGGGTTATCAGGAGCCGGATAATACCCCTTACGACGGTGTGGAAGGCGTAGCCAACAGCAGCAAAGTATTTACCGACACGCTGGTGGTGAAAGACTCTGTTCTGACCTCAGGCGCGTACAGCGATCTGGGAACCAGCGGGTTCTACGGTCAAACCGCGAAGCCGAGCGACTACGGTGAAACGAATGCCACGGCGGCAGATGATGCGGCGCTGATCGTTGCCGCTAGCGCGTCTGATAACGCGATGCAGACCACTGCCACGTTCGATCACTCCACCGTTACTGGCGATATTCTGTTCTCCAGCACCTTCGACAACAACTTCTATCCGAACGGCGATCCGGCTACGGATACCACTGCAGACGGTGTCTATAACCCAACCACCAACGGCTGGGATGGCACCGATAAGCTGGATGTCACCCTGACCAACGGCAGCAAATGGGTCGGTGCAGCACAGTCCAGCGTCGAGGCTATCGGCCCAGCGCAGATGTATGGCCTGGGCTACAGCAACGTAGACTGGAGTAGCTTATCCCCTAACAGCATTTGGCCGGATTCCGTTTATGACAGCAACGGACACGTTGCAGGTGAAGCGGTGTATCAGAGCGGGCTGTTTAACATCGCGCTGGATAACGGCTCTGAGTGGGATACCCGCAAGCTTTCTAATATCGACACGCTGATGGTAAACAACCAGTCTCAGGTTAACGTCGAAGACTCTGGCCTGCTGGCGGACTCCATCACCCTGACCAATGCTTCATCAATGAATATTGGAGACAGCGGTGCCGTGGCGACCGACCGTCTGTATCTGGACAGCTATAGCCGTGCGGCACTGACGGAAGAAACGGCCCAACTGTATGCCAACACCATCACCGTGGATAACGGTGCTGAGCTGGCGCTGGGGCTGGGTCAGGTTGATACGCACAATATGGAACTGACCGATGGCGGGGAGCTTAACGTTGCCAGCCGTGATTACGTCCTGAACAGCGATTTGAACAACGCACGCTATATCACTAACGATAAGTACAATGCCGATTACGACTACGGTGTTGTGGCGATTAACTCTAATGGCCATCTGTCAGTAAACGGTGACGTTGCAGGTAACTACCAGGTGCGCATCGACGATGCGACCGGTGCCGGTTCCGTTGCTGATTACAAAAACAAAGAGATTATTCGCGTCTATGACAATAATGCGGATACCACAGCCAGCTTTACTGCAGCAAACAAAGCCGATTTAGGCGCTTACACCTATCAGGCGCAGCAGCAGGGTGACGCCGTTGTCCTTCAGCAGAAAGAGCTGACCGACTCTGCCAATATGGCGCTGAGCATCCCATCTGCCAATACCAATATCTGGAATCTGCAGCAGGATACCGTTGGCACGCGTCTGACCAACAGCCGTCACGGCCTGGCGGATAACGGCGGGGCGTGGGTGAGCTACTTCGGTGGCAACTTCGACGGTGACAATGGCGTTATCAGCTACGATCAGGACGTGAGCGGCATTATGGTGGGTGTGGACACCCAGATTGACGGTAATAACGCGAAGTGGATCGTCGGTGGTGCGGCAGGTTTCGCGAAGGGTGATACCAGCGATCGTACCGGTCAGGTCGATCAGGATAGCCAGACTGCGATGATCTATGCGTCAGCGAAGTTCATGAACGATCTGTTCCTCGACAGCTCCCTGAGCTACACCCGCTTCAACAGCGATCTCTCCGCCAACATGAGCAACGGTCAGTACGTTGACGGCAATACCACGAATGATGCTGTTGGTTTTGGGCTGAAGCTGGGCTATGACTGGAAGCCAAACCTCTCTGGCTACTTTACGCCATATGCCGCCGTCTCTGGCCTGTTCCAGTCTGGCGATGATTATCGTCTGAGTAATGACATGCGCGCTGATGGACAATCTTACGATAGCCTGCGTTATGAACTCGGCGTTGATACGGGCTATACCTTCAACTACGGCGGCGAACAGGCTCTGACGCCTTACTTCAAACTGGCCTACGTCTATGACGACGCCGATAACAATGCCGATATTAACGGTGACAGCATTGATAACGGCGTGAAAGGCTCCGCTGTGCGGGTAGGGCTGGGCACCCAGTTCAGCTTCACGAAGAACTTCAGTGCGTACACCGATGCCACTTATCTGGGCGGCGGCGACGTTGATCAGAACTGGGGCGCAAATCTGGGCGTGAAATATACCTGGAAATGA
- a CDS encoding helix-turn-helix domain-containing protein, with protein MNVNAKPLSELRRLEQYLTAASTPFTCAPQQLITSDEWNEPCTIVLQTGVIEVYRTSDELLVGIATAPFIFGLSTVVINHSHEYRVIAKTACTGFYLPTETTRQLIQQYSLWKEAFCWLSWITYILEKRDKQLVGNNSYHQIRSMLLNMAEWDETLRSKIGVMNHIQQSTRISRSVVAEVLAALRQGNYINMSRGKLVSINRLPTEY; from the coding sequence ATGAACGTTAATGCGAAACCGCTTTCTGAATTACGCCGGCTCGAACAGTATTTAACAGCGGCCAGTACTCCTTTTACATGTGCGCCCCAGCAATTAATTACGTCAGACGAATGGAATGAGCCTTGTACGATCGTATTACAAACCGGCGTTATTGAGGTTTATCGAACTTCTGATGAACTGCTGGTGGGGATTGCGACTGCCCCTTTTATATTCGGGCTGTCTACGGTGGTGATTAATCACTCTCACGAATACAGGGTAATTGCTAAAACGGCCTGTACCGGTTTTTATTTGCCCACGGAAACCACCCGTCAACTTATCCAGCAGTATTCACTCTGGAAAGAGGCCTTCTGCTGGTTATCCTGGATAACTTACATTCTTGAGAAACGCGATAAGCAGCTGGTGGGAAATAACTCCTATCACCAGATCCGCTCGATGCTGCTGAATATGGCGGAATGGGATGAAACGCTGCGTTCAAAAATCGGTGTGATGAATCATATTCAACAGAGCACAAGAATTTCACGCTCCGTTGTTGCCGAGGTGCTTGCCGCCCTGAGGCAGGGAAACTATATCAATATGAGCCGGGGCAAGCTGGTCAGCATCAACCGCTTGCCCACGGAATATTAA
- the ampH gene encoding D-alanyl-D-alanine-carboxypeptidase/endopeptidase AmpH: MKRCLLSFAALCAVSFSTAQAAQPLTAPVLASDIADRYANLIYYGSGATGMAMVVIDGNQRVFRSFGETRPGNNVHPQLDSVIRIASLTKLMTSEMLVKLLDQGVVKLDDPLSKYAPPGARVPTYQGTPIRLVNLATHTSALPREQPGGAAHRDVFVWPTRDQRWSYLSTATLKAAPGSQASYSNLAFDLLADALSTAAGKPYTQLFEEQITRPLGMKDTTFTPSPDQCRRLMVAEKGASPCNNTLAAVGSGGVYSTPGDMMRWMQQFLSSDFYARSSQADRMQTLIYQRTQLQRVIGMDVPGKADALGMGWVYMAPKNGRPGIIQKTGGGGGFITYMAMIPQSNVGAFVVVTRSPHTRFVNMSDGINNLVAELSANKAQVLTASN; this comes from the coding sequence TTGAAACGTTGTCTGCTCTCTTTTGCCGCGCTGTGTGCGGTGAGCTTTTCTACCGCCCAGGCAGCCCAACCGCTGACGGCGCCCGTTTTAGCTTCAGATATTGCCGATCGCTACGCGAACCTTATCTATTACGGCAGCGGCGCGACCGGTATGGCGATGGTCGTCATCGACGGCAACCAGCGTGTGTTCCGCAGCTTTGGCGAGACGCGCCCAGGAAATAACGTTCACCCGCAGCTGGATTCCGTTATCCGCATCGCGTCCCTAACCAAGCTGATGACCAGCGAAATGCTGGTGAAACTGCTCGACCAGGGCGTGGTGAAGCTCGACGACCCGCTCAGCAAATACGCGCCGCCAGGCGCCCGGGTACCCACGTATCAGGGGACGCCGATCCGGCTTGTGAACCTTGCCACCCACACCAGCGCCCTGCCGCGTGAGCAGCCAGGCGGGGCGGCGCACCGTGACGTATTTGTCTGGCCAACGCGCGACCAGCGCTGGAGCTACCTGAGTACCGCCACGCTGAAGGCAGCGCCGGGTTCGCAGGCCTCTTATTCAAACCTGGCCTTTGACCTGCTGGCGGACGCCCTTTCAACGGCGGCTGGCAAACCCTACACGCAGCTGTTTGAAGAGCAGATAACCCGTCCGCTGGGTATGAAAGACACCACCTTTACCCCGTCCCCGGATCAGTGTCGTCGCCTGATGGTGGCGGAGAAAGGCGCTAGCCCCTGTAATAACACGCTCGCGGCCGTGGGCAGCGGCGGGGTCTATTCCACGCCTGGCGACATGATGCGCTGGATGCAGCAGTTCCTTTCCTCAGATTTCTACGCCCGCAGCAGCCAGGCCGATCGTATGCAGACCCTGATTTATCAGCGCACTCAGCTGCAACGCGTCATCGGGATGGACGTGCCGGGTAAAGCCGATGCGCTCGGCATGGGGTGGGTCTATATGGCACCGAAAAATGGCCGTCCGGGTATTATTCAGAAAACCGGCGGCGGCGGCGGATTCATCACCTATATGGCCATGATCCCGCAGTCAAACGTGGGCGCATTTGTGGTGGTCACCCGCTCCCCGCATACGCGTTTCGTCAATATGAGTGACGGGATTAATAACCTGGTGGCAGAACTGAGCGCCAATAAGGCCCAGGTGCTCACCGCGTCAAACTAA
- a CDS encoding isochorismatase family protein, protein MSEKRVVMVVDMQNGVFETPRHQREKCVSLINQLTQAADKVIFIQHTEAGGLEEGSEGFALLPELHQPADALYVTKTACDAFYNTALETLLREQGIREFVICGCATDYCVDATIKNGVSRGYHITVAEDAHTTSNRPAAEAQILINHHNDVWRNFIAPANPLAVKRTETILENWKAN, encoded by the coding sequence ATGTCTGAGAAGCGTGTGGTTATGGTTGTCGATATGCAGAACGGGGTATTTGAAACCCCTCGTCATCAGCGCGAAAAATGTGTCTCTCTGATCAACCAGCTTACGCAGGCAGCCGACAAGGTGATTTTTATTCAACATACCGAGGCCGGGGGCCTGGAAGAGGGAAGCGAAGGGTTTGCGCTACTGCCTGAACTCCATCAGCCTGCTGACGCGCTTTACGTCACTAAAACCGCCTGTGATGCCTTCTATAACACCGCGCTAGAGACGTTGCTGCGTGAGCAGGGCATTCGCGAGTTTGTCATCTGCGGCTGTGCCACCGACTACTGCGTTGACGCGACGATCAAGAACGGCGTCAGCCGGGGTTATCACATCACCGTGGCGGAAGATGCCCATACCACATCCAACCGCCCGGCTGCTGAAGCACAGATCCTGATTAACCATCACAACGACGTCTGGCGTAACTTCATCGCGCCGGCGAATCCTCTCGCGGTGAAACGCACCGAAACAATTCTTGAAAACTGGAAAGCGAACTAA